Proteins encoded in a region of the Solanum dulcamara chromosome 9, daSolDulc1.2, whole genome shotgun sequence genome:
- the LOC129904589 gene encoding 12S seed storage globulin 1-like encodes MDIDLTPKLSKQIYGGDGGSYHAWCPNELPMLKEGNIGAAKIALTKNGFALPRYSDSAKVAYVLQGCGVAGIVLPEKEEKVIAIKKGDAIALPFGVVTWWYNKDDTELVVLFLGDTKTAHKAGSFTDMYLTGSNGIFTGFSTEFVSRAWDVEESVAKTLVSSQTAKGIVKLDAGFQMPEPKHANRDGMVLNCEEAPLDVDIKGGGKVVVLNTKNLPLVGEVGLGADLVRLHGSAMCSPGFSCDSALQVTYIVRGSGRVQVVGPDGKRVLEAHLKAGNLFIVPRFCVVSKIGDPDGMDWFSIITTPNPMFTHLAGKTSTWKALSPQLLQAAFKVSPDVEKLFSSKRTAEEIFFPPPN; translated from the exons atggATATTGATCTAACCCCAAAGTTGTCAAAGCAAATTTATGGAGGAGATGGTGGTTCTTATCATGCATGGTGCCCTAATGAGCTTCCAATGTTGAAGGAAGGAAATATTGGCGCTGCTAAAATTGCTCTTACGAAGAATGGATTTGCTTTGCCTCGTTACTCTGATTCTGCTAAGGTTGCCTATGTTCTTCAAG GTTGTGGAGTTGCTGGAATTGTTCTTCcagagaaagaagagaaggtGATAGCCATTAAGAAGGGTGATGCTATTGCCCTCCCTTTTGGTGTTGTAACATGGTGGTACAACAAAGACGACACTGAGCTTGTGGTCCTCTTCCTTGGTGATACGAAAACTGCACACAAGGCTGGTTCTTTCACTGACATGTACTTGACCGGCTCCAATGGAATTTTCACTGGTTTCTCAACTGAGTTTGTTAGCAGGGCATGGGATGTAGAAGAGAGTGTAGCTAAGACTCTAGTTAGCTCTCAGACTGCTAAGGGCATCGTGAAGCTGGATGCAGGCTTCCAAATGCCCGAGCCTAAGCATGCCAACAGGGATGGCATGGTTCTCAACTGTGAGGAAGCCCCATTAGATGTCGATATCAAGGGTGGTGGAAAGGTGGTTGTTTTGAATACCAAGAACTTGCCATTGGTTGGCGAAGTTGGACTTGGTGCTGATCTAGTTAGGCTGCATGGAAGTGCTATGTGCTCTCCTGGTTTTTCATGTGACTCAGCCCTTCAGGTTACCTACATTGTTAGAGGCTCTGGACGAGTTCAGGTTGTTGGCCCTGATGGTAAGCGTGTTCTTGAAGCACACCTCAAAGCTGGTAATCTGTTCATTGTTCCCAGGTTCTGTGTTGTCTCGAAAATTGGTGATCCCGATGGCATGGATTGGTTCTCCATAATAACTACCCCCAA TCCAATGTTCACTCACTTGGCTGGAAAGACTTCAACATGGAAGGCTCTATCTCCACAACTGTTGCAGGCTGCTTTCAAGGTTTCACCAGATGTAGAGAAGCTATTCAGCTCCAAGAGAACTGCAGAAGAGATTTTCTTCCCACCACCAAATTGA